CAACGCGATGACATGCGGATAGTACTGTTCGGCGAGGGCGCGTACGGTTGGGAACCCGTCAGCAATGATGATTGTATTGTCATTGATCGGCAGCACACTGGCGGCGTAGCCCTCTTCGGCAGGCAGCGTGATGATCTTTGCCGAGGTAAGGTCGGTTTGAATGGCCATGGTAGGGTCGTGGATCAGGACGCCCGGGGCAAGTTCGGTCAGGCCGGTCTTGAGGTGCAGAACGTTGGCGAAGGGGACGTACTCGACGCGGATGTCGCCCAGGTGGGATTTGAGGGCCGACGCAAGCTGTTCGGCGCCGATTCGGTTGGTCCGACGACTGAGGCCGATCAGGACGCGGTCGCGGCAAAACAGGACGTCGCCGCCTTCGATGGTCGCTCCATCAGAGGCATAAATACGGCGCAGTCCGGAAAGGGCCTCGGAGATGGAGACTTCTTCGCCGCGGCGATTGGGTGTGGCAGGGCGGCAGATGAAGGCGGTGTCGCCAAAGATAACCGCGGGGTCTTCGACAAAGTGCCCGTCTGGAAAGCGGTCTTCGGCGTCCAGCACGGTCACAGCGAGGCCGGTCTCGCGCAGAGCGTCGAGGTACGCGTCGTATTGTACGAGCGTCAATTCGTAAGAGGGTACACCTAAGGCAGAGCGCGTTGTGATACCCTGTGCAAAAGTGGGCGCAGGGCGCCGTACGAGTGCCCGGGTAAACGGCGGCAGCAGCGCCTTACGATCATGCGTACTCATGAACGAAGCAGACTCAATCATTTTCCCTCACCATGAAAACACAAACAGGCAAGGACGGTGCCGCCCTTGCCTGTAACGAATCAGTAGTCAAGCGGGTGAAAGCCCGACTTAACGCTTGGTGTAGGTCGGGGCCTTACGGGCGCGCTTAAGACCCGGCTTCTTACGTTCCTTGACGCGGGCGTCGCGGGTAAGCAGTTTAGCGGGCTTGAGCAGGGCGCGGAATTCCGCGTCTACTTCGAGAAGGGCGCGGGCGATGCCAAGACGGATCGCGTCACGCTGGCCGCTGATGCCACCGCCATAGACGTGCACGCTGATGTCATAGTTGCCATCCTGAGTCACTGCGCGCAGCGGCTCAAGCATGATTTCGACATCCCCGGCACGCGGCAGGTAGTTTGTCGCGTCCTTATCATTGACCATAAAATTCCCCGTGCCGCCGGGATACAGCCGGACGCGGGCCGATGCGGCCTTACGGCGGCCAACCCCTTCATAATACTGCGACGCCATAATGACCTATCTCCTACTTCAGCGCTTCGGGGTTTTGACCAGCGTGGGGGTGTTCAGCACCACCGTACGCCTTCAACTTCTTGATCATCGCGCGGCCGAGTTTGCCCTTGGGCAGCATGCCCTTAACGGCAAGCTCCATGACGCGACCCGACTGACGCTCCAACTTGTCCTTCAGACGTTCGGACTTCATGCCGCCGAAGAAGCCTGAGAACTCGTAGTAAATCTTGCTGTCCATACGGTCACCGGTGACAGCAAGCTTGTCACAATTGACGACCACGACATAATCACCCGTGTCAAGGTTAGGCGTATATATCGCCTTGTGCTTGCCACGCAGCAAAATAGCAATCTTCGACGCGAGGCGGCCCAACGTCTGCCCTTCTGCGTCGATGAGCCACCATTTGCGGTCAATGTCCGCGGGGGTGGTTACAAACGTCTTGACTCTCATCGTACCCTCCGGGTGGGCATTAGCCACACCTCGATCTCACACAATCACGCTATTCTAATCACGATACCGCACTGCCTCAAGGATGAGTCCGTGCGGGGGAGCGGCACGTCTGGCCTGACGCAGGTCTGCACTGCGGAAACGGAGTTCGAAATCCGTCACAGCGAGTCCGCCGCGGCCGACATCCACCAACATTCCGACCATGCGCCGGACCTGATGCTGGAGGAAGGCGTTTGCCTCAACCTCGTAGCGGTACAGGGTGCCGACACGTGCTGGTTCGGCGGTCCACCGGCTGTCAAACACTGTGCGAACAGTATTTGTGCCCTGCGGGGGCCGACCGAAAGTGGCGAAGTCGTGCGTGCCAAGGAGCAATCCGGCTGAGGATTGCATCACGGCGAGATCGAGGGGAAACTCGACCCACCATGCGCGTTTCCAGAGCAGCGGATCACGCACATCGGCCTGAAGGACGGTATAGGCATAACGCCGACTGAGCGCATCGAAGCGGGGATGAAACCCCGGAGCTTCGCGCGTGTCGCGGATGCTGATATCGTCCGGAAGGGCCGTGTTCAGTGCCTTTGTTAAGACTGCGGCGCCGTGCTGCCAGCCTTCTAGGTCGAAGGCGATGACCTGCCCGGTCGCGTGGACACCGGTATCCGTTCTACCGGCGGCGATTACGGACGAGTGTTCTGCCGTAATCTGGAAGATGGCCGCTTCAACAGCGGCCTGGACAGTCGGAGCATTTCCCGCCTGCCGTTGGAAGCCCCAATACGCGCTGCCATCGTAGGCCAGCGTCGTGCGGTAGCGCACAACAGCTACTTGGTTTCAGCCGACCCTGACGCTGCGCGGTCGACCAGCTCGATCAACACCATTTCGGCGTTGTCGCCCTTGCGCGGGCCGAGCTTGTAGACGCGCGTGTAACCGCCGGCACGGTTTTCATACCGTGGGGCAAGGACATCGAACAGCTTCTGGACGATTTCGCGGTCATTACCGAGGCGGCTTGCCGCGATACGACGCGAATGTACAGCCGCTTCGGGCTTGTTGGAGGCGCTGGCCTTGGCGAGGCCGCGCTTGGCAAGTGTGATCATGCGCTCAGCCGAGCCGCGAATGAACTGCGCCTTCGCCAGCGTGGTCTCGATGCGCTCGTGTTGGATCAGCGAACGGGTCAGGTTCATTTCAAGGGCCTTGCGGTGACCCGCGTCGCGGCCTAGTCTTTTGCCTGCGATTTGGTGACGCATGATTCTTCCTCGTCGTTCGTTATTCTTCGGTTTCGCCGGTCTCAGCCGGGGGCAGATAGCTCTTTTCGCGGAGCTTATCGACCAGTTCGTCGAGCGACTTCTCGCCGAAATTGCGGATCGCGAGCATTGCATCCGGGCCGCGGTCCAACATCTCCAGCACGTCACCGATGGTCGTGATGCCGGTGCGCTTGAGCGAGTTAAACACACGGACGCTCAGATCAAGTTCTTCGATCAACTTGTCGTGAAGCTGCGAGCGCTTGTTATTCTGTTGCGGTTCGCGGGCATCGTCGTACGACTCAAATTGAGCGTACTGATCGAAGCTCGGATCCATGCCGCTGACAACCGAGAGGTGGCGCATCAGGATCTGAGCGGCTTGCGCCAGCGAATCCTGCGGACGGATAGTGCCATCGGTCCAGATCTCAATAATCAGGCGGTCGTAGTTGGTCAGGTTGTTGACACGCGCTGGCTCAACTTCGAACTTAACACGGCGGACTGGGCTGAAAATAGCATCAACCGGAAGTTCACCGATGGGCAGACGGCCACGCTCTTCCGCAGGGCTGAAACCGCGACCGGCGCGGACTTCAAACTCCATCTCAAGATGGGCGTTGGACGAATCGACCGTGAAGAGATACAGGTCGCTGTTGATGATCTGGACTTCGGGCGGGGTGCGGATATCCGCAGCCGTGACGATACCTTCGCCGCGATGTTCAAGGCGCAGGCGGGCGGTTTCGCCATCCAGTTTCACGCGCAGCTGCTTGACCTGAAGGATCA
Above is a window of Candidatus Flexicrinis proximus DNA encoding:
- a CDS encoding amidinotransferase, yielding MIESASFMSTHDRKALLPPFTRALVRRPAPTFAQGITTRSALGVPSYELTLVQYDAYLDALRETGLAVTVLDAEDRFPDGHFVEDPAVIFGDTAFICRPATPNRRGEEVSISEALSGLRRIYASDGATIEGGDVLFCRDRVLIGLSRRTNRIGAEQLASALKSHLGDIRVEYVPFANVLHLKTGLTELAPGVLIHDPTMAIQTDLTSAKIITLPAEEGYAASVLPINDNTIIIADGFPTVRALAEQYYPHVIALNMSEIEKMDGGLTCLSLRY
- the rpsI gene encoding 30S ribosomal protein S9 — encoded protein: MASQYYEGVGRRKAASARVRLYPGGTGNFMVNDKDATNYLPRAGDVEIMLEPLRAVTQDGNYDISVHVYGGGISGQRDAIRLGIARALLEVDAEFRALLKPAKLLTRDARVKERKKPGLKRARKAPTYTKR
- the rplM gene encoding 50S ribosomal protein L13 → MRVKTFVTTPADIDRKWWLIDAEGQTLGRLASKIAILLRGKHKAIYTPNLDTGDYVVVVNCDKLAVTGDRMDSKIYYEFSGFFGGMKSERLKDKLERQSGRVMELAVKGMLPKGKLGRAMIKKLKAYGGAEHPHAGQNPEALK
- the truA gene encoding tRNA pseudouridine(38-40) synthase TruA, encoding MRYRTTLAYDGSAYWGFQRQAGNAPTVQAAVEAAIFQITAEHSSVIAAGRTDTGVHATGQVIAFDLEGWQHGAAVLTKALNTALPDDISIRDTREAPGFHPRFDALSRRYAYTVLQADVRDPLLWKRAWWVEFPLDLAVMQSSAGLLLGTHDFATFGRPPQGTNTVRTVFDSRWTAEPARVGTLYRYEVEANAFLQHQVRRMVGMLVDVGRGGLAVTDFELRFRSADLRQARRAAPPHGLILEAVRYRD
- the rplQ gene encoding 50S ribosomal protein L17, which gives rise to MAGKRLGRDAGHRKALEMNLTRSLIQHERIETTLAKAQFIRGSAERMITLAKRGLAKASASNKPEAAVHSRRIAASRLGNDREIVQKLFDVLAPRYENRAGGYTRVYKLGPRKGDNAEMVLIELVDRAASGSAETK
- a CDS encoding DNA-directed RNA polymerase subunit alpha translates to MVLPHKVESDAATRNYGRFVISPLEKGFGLTLGNALRRVLLSSLQGAAVTSVRVSDVHHEFSAIPDVREDMTQLILQVKQLRVKLDGETARLRLEHRGEGIVTAADIRTPPEVQIINSDLYLFTVDSSNAHLEMEFEVRAGRGFSPAEERGRLPIGELPVDAIFSPVRRVKFEVEPARVNNLTNYDRLIIEIWTDGTIRPQDSLAQAAQILMRHLSVVSGMDPSFDQYAQFESYDDAREPQQNNKRSQLHDKLIEELDLSVRVFNSLKRTGITTIGDVLEMLDRGPDAMLAIRNFGEKSLDELVDKLREKSYLPPAETGETEE